From the genome of Triticum aestivum cultivar Chinese Spring chromosome 3B, IWGSC CS RefSeq v2.1, whole genome shotgun sequence, one region includes:
- the LOC123070586 gene encoding uncharacterized protein translates to MAPIRRAAQRPDFASHPSDLELISTYLIPWVSTGERPWKFIHEADVYAATPQDLTRAYAPATASDGQESWYFFTTLRAKSRRGQRKSRTVGSGDHGCWHSERAAKPLFAGIGHSRQIGYRQAFSFATKEDGRLVRSGWLMAEIGLNPDASAEEELVLCKVYRSPRVGTGQRSTAPAATGVGPVRIGRGKASEEDSSSSEEGTPRAAGPGCYSAQQPARVSASTSGTLSMEESDSEQGSTSQGGDGGVIGTSPSATPPRVPRSEALRAAHLPRIPTVPAAQRPDFASHPSDQVLIKSYLTPRVASGQHPCQFTHDADVYTASPGALTRKYPPAMASDGEKAWYFFTLLPAKSAHGQRRPRTVGTGEGCWHSEAGVKPVLDGGHPIGWRQFFSFMTKEEGQRVRSIRSGWIMVEIGLDHGQQEGPSDELVLCKVYRSPRAGPVEPPAAAGRKRKSGDNYSASAAPVLTLGPAPGARNSTAASTSSSGHKKRKTHSRNSGHVMRPARGVLKLTRPATSGRKKSTSAACTRCGMEPAESHRGTPDAPAEEEDGSETDLDEDDPMTGDSGAPHCLKPGESSGCTRPFYQFKI, encoded by the coding sequence ATGGCTCCAATCCGACGCGCCGCGCAGCGGCCGGACTTCGCCTCCCACCCTTCTGACCTCGAGCTCATCAGCACGTACCTCATCCCCTGGGTCAGCACCGGCGAGCGCCCCTGGAAGTTCATCCACGAGGCCGACGTCTACGCCGCCACGCCGCAGGACCTCACCCGCGCCTACGCCCCGGCCACGGCCAGCGACGGCCAGGAGAGCTGGTACTTCTTCACGACGCTGCGGGCCAAGAGCCGCCGCGGCCAGCGCAAGTCGCGCACCGTCGGATCCGGGGACCACGGCTGCTGGCACTCGGAGCGCGCCGCCAAGCCCCTCTTCGCCGGCATCGGCCACAGCCGCCAGATCGGGTACCGCCAGGCCTTCTCCTTCGCGACCAAGGAGGACGGCCGCCTTGTGCGCTCGGGGTGGCTCATGGCCGAGATCGGCCTCAACCCCGACGCCTCCGCGGAGGAGGAGCTCGTCCTCTGCAAGGTGTATCGGAGCCCGCGCGTCGGGACAGGCCAGAGATCTACGGCGCCGGCCGCTACCGGAGTTGGACCCGTCAGGATTGGAAGGGGAAAGGCGAGCGAGGAGGACTCTTCCTCGTCTGAAGAGGGGACGCCAAGGGCTGCTGGGCCCGGCTGCTATTCGGCCCAGCAGCCCGCTCGAGTCTCCGCGTCCACTTCAGGTACCCTGTCCATGGAGGAGTCCGACTCCGAGCAGGGTTCCACCAGCCAAGGAGGCGACGGCGGAGTGATTGGCACGTCGCCGTCCGCCACTCCGCCTCGGGTTCCCCGTTCCGAGGCCCTTCGAGCTGCTCATCTTCCCCGAATCCCGACGGTTCCCGCGGCGCAGCGCCCGGACTTCGCTTCTCACCCTTCGGACCAAGTGCTGATCAAGTCCTACCTCACCCCGCGTGTCGCCTCCGGCCAACACCCGTGCCAGTTCACGCACGACGCCGACGTCTACACCGCCAGCCCCGGCGCCCTCACCAGGAAGTACCCCCCGGCGATGGCAAGCGACGGTGAGAAGGCCTGGTACTTCTTCACCCTCCTGCCGGCCAAGAGCGCCCACGGCCAGCGGCGGCCGCGCACGGTGGGCACCGGGGAGGGGTGCTGGCACTCGGAGGCCGGCGTGAAGCCTGTTCTCGACGGCGGCCACCCGATAGGATGGCGACAGTTCTTCTCCTTCATGACCAAGGAGGAAGGCCAGCGTGTCCGGAGCATCCGGTCGGGATGGATCATGGTTGAGATCGGCCTCGACCATGGCCAACAGGAGGGCCCCTCGGACGAGCTCGTCCTGTGCAAGGTGTACCGCAGCCCGCGCGCCGGCCCGGTGGAACCCCCGGCGGCGGCTGGACGAAAGAGGAAATCCGGCGACAACTACTCTGCCTCAGCGGCGCCCGTGCTGACGCTGGGGCCCGCGCCCGGTGCCAGGAATTCTACGGCGGCGTCGACATCTTCCTCTGGGCACAAGAAGAGGAAGACCCACAGCAGGAACTCCGGTCACGTGATGAGGCCCGCGCGCGGCGTCCTGAAGCTGACGCGGCCGGCGACGTCTGGGCGCAAGAAGAGCACCAGCGCGGCATGCACTCGCTGTGGGATGGAGCCAGCGGAGTCGCACCGCGGAACGCCCGATGCTCCTGCCGAGGAGGAAGACGGATCGGAGACGGATCTTGATGAGGACGACCCTATGACCGGCGACTCCGGCGCACCCCATTGCCTCAAACCAGGTGAATCTTCAGGATGCACCAGACCGTTCTACCAGTTCAAGATCTGA
- the LOC123070587 gene encoding auxin-responsive protein IAA5 yields MSPPLEPHDYIGLSAPTSSSSCSSSPSPAAEAGPRLTLRLGLPGSESPDRDGSVDVVAPALTLGPASHKAASKRAFPDASPRRGCSATARAEEKPPSAAPPAAKAQVVGWPPVRNYRKNTLAASASKAKGADDGAPHYVKVSMDGAPYLRKVDLKMYSSYEDLSMALQKMFSCFITGQSSLRKPSTKDRLTNRSNVDSLQDQEYVLTYEDKDADWMLVGDLPWDLFTTICRKLKIMRGSDAAGIAPRSLEQTGQNK; encoded by the exons ATGTCGCCGCCCCTCGAGCCGCACGACTACATCGGCCTCTccgcccccacctcctcctcctcctgctcctcctcgcccAGCCCCGCCGCCGAGGCCGGGCCCCGCCTCACGCTCCGCCTCGGCCTCCCGGGATCCGAGTCCCCCGACCGCGACGGCTCCGTCGACGTCGTCGCGCCGGCGCTCACCCTCGGCCCCGCCTCCCACAAGGCCGCCTCCAAGCGCGCCTTCCCCGACGCCTCCCCCCGCCGCGGATGCTCCGCCACCGCCAGGGCCGAGGAGAAGCCGCCCTCCGCAGCCCCGCCGGCCGCCAA GGCGCAGGTTGTGGGATGGCCGCCCGTGCGCAACTACCGGAAGAACACGCTGGCGGCGAGcgcctccaaggccaagggggcaGACGACGGCGCGCCTCACTACGTGAAGGTGAGCATGGATGGCGCCCCGTACCTCAGGAAGGTGGACCTCAAGATGTATTCCAGCTACGAGGATCTCTCCATGGCACTTCAGAAGATGTTCAGCTGCTTCATCACTG GTCAAAGCTCGCTGCGCAAACCATCAACCAAGGACAGGCTCACTAATCGTTCAAATGTTGATTCCCTCCAAGATCAAGAGTATGTCCTTACATACGAAGACAAGGACGCTGACTGGATGCTTGTCGGTGATCTTCCATGGGA TTTGTTTACCACAATATGCAGGAAACTGAAAATCATGAGAGGATCTGATGCAGCTGGAATAG CTCCAAGATCCCTAGAGCAGACAGGTCAGAACAAATAA